A genomic segment from Micromonospora echinaurantiaca encodes:
- a CDS encoding TIGR02680 family protein, with the protein MTVLTLPSGDAPAGTLRTDRWQPTRAGVLNVWRYYDEVFTFHRGRLLLRGPNGTGKSKALELLLPYLLDANLRPSRLSTFGGSERTMHWNLMGDGYPHTTRVGYVWLEFGHDGDDGPRWFTCGARLAASTNTRTVDTAYFTTELRVGEPAGLSLVKDGNVPLTRQDLTQALGDRGAVHTGAESYRRAVRETLFRGLSETQYEALIATLLQLRTPKLSEHLNPDALSEVLSKALPPLDAADLAEIAEGFEQLDRRRERLARLDEEVTAARRLAERQQRYARRALRRGAAEVVAATTKLDNVTRDARQRRQEHAAAAAELAQVSTAISDNEREQAVTEETIGGLRDSDAYREGQQLDQLRREAATARRTADQAVVAAASRRAEAARASQRAEGLVAELATTAAQTNRSWRDTTAAALAAGMAAHVEPLAAETADRARHLLRGIIRAREDEIAAVAAALATHERAVVERDRAQARRERRSTERDAAGAALRQVKRTYDDEVAELRDVIARWASGCAVLPVTDRAAELADLAGDEVALNALVGDLSAAVREQLAAAHAERRARDAELVRRREPLAGRLAALSRAATHEPVAPRQRTAPRGDRPGAPLWRLVDWRADVPTEVQAAVEAALEASGLLDAWIWPDGSVTSDRRGHDTYLAAATALPAPHESLLAVLAPDERAPVPAPLVAAALAGVAFGPNAPHHVAAVGADGSWRLGPLHGSSGKPDVEFLGAAAQERARQREMTELTAELGDIDAERATVAEASRQLAEQRSTLQAELAARPDHRPLVRAADQIVQAELKLAGAQDLLDEATREAAGADEVVRAALRELTLVGSRHGLPTAAADLGRLTDALRTLRQAAEGWLTDRGREEHTATRLDDARETADHAIELAEEEAARAQAAEETAAGLAARLDAVERTVGVEYRAVLDEVHRLRTHAEELKQHLRRLRPRHEALIGQLHELNARAERAEQDRDDATGVRDDAVARLARLVDLLGADAALATDLSGVGAVTATLQAARQLAEEIGALPHGPRHLRQDEGELGNVLHLISASLAGYADLAMIPDEQCDVQIVTATVDGLRTTPTALVHRLTTERDEMRAHLTEEERQLFDRTLTGDTRRHVAQRIRQAADLVREVSAQLERVRTVSGLGVRLIWEVNSDLDARLRQARDLLLQDPARLTETQRAALHDFFRARIDDIRNAGSTQGWEQQLGEALDYRRWHRFVVQIRSATGDWSPVTRRQHGAKSGGEKAIVLHLPLFAAAGAHYRAAPSAPRLILLDEVFVGVDQTNRGQLMAVLKALDLDLLLTSDQEWCTYAEVDGIAIHQLIAGGEDGDDAVTTARFVWTGHDVVADDEP; encoded by the coding sequence GTGACCGTCCTGACCCTGCCCAGCGGCGACGCTCCCGCCGGCACGCTGCGTACCGACCGCTGGCAGCCCACCCGGGCCGGCGTGCTCAACGTCTGGCGCTACTACGACGAGGTGTTCACCTTCCACCGCGGTCGACTGCTGCTGCGGGGACCCAACGGCACCGGCAAGTCCAAGGCCTTGGAACTGCTGCTGCCCTACCTGCTCGACGCCAACCTGCGCCCCTCGCGACTGTCCACCTTCGGCGGTTCCGAACGCACCATGCACTGGAACCTGATGGGCGACGGCTACCCGCACACCACCCGGGTGGGCTACGTGTGGCTGGAGTTCGGACACGACGGTGACGACGGACCGCGCTGGTTCACCTGCGGCGCCCGGCTGGCCGCCTCCACCAACACCCGCACCGTCGACACCGCCTACTTCACCACCGAACTGCGGGTGGGTGAGCCCGCCGGTCTGTCCCTGGTCAAGGACGGCAACGTCCCGTTGACCCGCCAGGACCTGACCCAGGCACTCGGTGACCGCGGCGCCGTACACACCGGCGCCGAGTCCTACCGGCGCGCGGTACGGGAGACCTTGTTCCGCGGGCTCAGCGAGACGCAGTACGAGGCGCTGATCGCGACCCTGCTGCAGCTGCGTACCCCGAAACTGTCTGAGCACCTGAACCCCGACGCGTTGTCCGAGGTGCTGTCGAAGGCCCTGCCGCCGCTGGACGCCGCCGACCTGGCTGAGATCGCCGAGGGCTTCGAGCAGCTGGACCGACGGCGCGAGCGCCTGGCTCGGCTCGACGAGGAAGTGACCGCGGCACGCCGGCTCGCCGAGCGCCAGCAACGGTACGCGCGCCGGGCGTTGCGGCGCGGCGCTGCCGAGGTCGTCGCGGCCACCACCAAGCTGGACAACGTCACCCGGGACGCCCGCCAACGCCGGCAGGAACACGCGGCGGCCGCCGCCGAGCTGGCGCAGGTGAGCACGGCCATCAGCGACAATGAGCGCGAGCAGGCCGTCACCGAGGAGACCATCGGGGGCCTACGCGACAGCGACGCCTACCGCGAGGGCCAGCAGCTCGACCAGCTGCGGCGGGAGGCAGCAACCGCGAGACGCACCGCCGATCAGGCCGTCGTCGCGGCAGCCAGCCGCCGTGCGGAGGCGGCGAGGGCCAGTCAACGGGCAGAGGGGCTCGTCGCCGAACTCGCCACCACCGCCGCGCAGACCAACAGGTCCTGGCGCGACACGACCGCCGCGGCGCTGGCCGCCGGGATGGCCGCCCACGTCGAACCGCTCGCCGCCGAGACCGCGGACCGGGCCCGTCACCTGCTGCGCGGGATCATCCGCGCCCGAGAGGACGAGATCGCCGCCGTCGCCGCCGCGTTGGCCACCCACGAACGGGCCGTGGTCGAGCGCGACCGGGCGCAGGCCCGGCGGGAGCGACGGAGCACCGAGCGCGACGCGGCAGGCGCCGCCCTGCGGCAGGTCAAGCGAACCTACGACGACGAGGTCGCCGAACTGCGCGACGTCATCGCCCGCTGGGCGTCGGGCTGTGCGGTCCTGCCGGTCACCGACCGGGCGGCGGAACTGGCCGACCTGGCCGGCGACGAGGTAGCGCTCAACGCCCTGGTCGGCGACCTGTCGGCCGCCGTACGCGAACAGCTCGCCGCCGCGCACGCCGAGCGGCGGGCACGCGACGCCGAGCTGGTTCGGCGGCGGGAACCGCTCGCCGGCAGGCTGGCGGCGTTGTCGCGCGCGGCCACGCACGAGCCGGTGGCGCCGCGGCAGCGGACGGCGCCCCGCGGTGACCGACCCGGCGCTCCGCTGTGGCGCCTGGTCGACTGGCGGGCTGACGTGCCGACCGAGGTGCAGGCCGCCGTGGAGGCCGCCCTCGAGGCGTCCGGTCTGCTCGACGCCTGGATCTGGCCCGACGGTTCGGTGACCTCGGACCGCCGTGGCCACGACACCTACCTGGCCGCCGCCACCGCGCTACCCGCGCCGCACGAGTCCTTGCTCGCGGTGCTCGCTCCCGACGAGCGGGCGCCCGTGCCGGCGCCGCTGGTCGCCGCCGCGCTCGCCGGCGTGGCATTCGGGCCAAACGCCCCTCACCACGTCGCCGCCGTCGGCGCCGACGGCAGTTGGCGGCTCGGCCCGCTGCACGGCAGCTCCGGTAAGCCGGACGTGGAGTTCCTGGGCGCGGCCGCCCAGGAGCGGGCCCGGCAGCGGGAGATGACCGAGCTGACCGCTGAACTTGGCGACATCGACGCCGAACGCGCCACGGTGGCCGAGGCGAGCAGGCAACTGGCCGAGCAGCGCAGCACGCTCCAGGCGGAGCTGGCAGCCCGACCGGATCACCGCCCGCTCGTGCGTGCGGCGGACCAGATCGTCCAGGCCGAGCTGAAGCTCGCCGGCGCGCAGGACCTGCTCGACGAGGCCACCCGTGAGGCCGCAGGCGCCGACGAGGTGGTCCGCGCCGCGCTGCGCGAGCTGACCCTCGTCGGCTCCCGGCACGGCCTGCCCACCGCCGCGGCGGACCTCGGCCGGCTGACCGACGCGCTGCGGACACTGCGGCAGGCGGCCGAGGGCTGGTTGACCGACCGCGGCCGGGAGGAGCACACCGCCACCCGGCTCGACGACGCCCGCGAGACCGCCGACCACGCCATTGAGCTGGCCGAGGAGGAAGCGGCCCGCGCCCAGGCCGCCGAGGAAACCGCCGCCGGCCTGGCGGCCCGCCTCGACGCGGTGGAGCGGACCGTCGGCGTCGAGTACCGGGCCGTCCTCGACGAGGTGCACCGGCTACGCACCCACGCGGAGGAACTCAAACAGCACCTGCGACGGTTACGCCCCCGCCACGAGGCCCTCATCGGGCAACTGCACGAGCTCAACGCCCGCGCCGAACGCGCCGAACAGGACCGCGACGACGCCACCGGTGTCCGCGACGACGCGGTCGCCCGCCTGGCCCGACTCGTCGACCTGCTCGGCGCCGACGCGGCGCTCGCCACCGACCTGTCCGGCGTCGGTGCCGTGACCGCGACCCTGCAGGCCGCGCGGCAGCTCGCCGAGGAAATCGGCGCCCTGCCACACGGTCCCCGCCACCTCCGCCAGGACGAAGGCGAACTGGGCAACGTGCTGCACCTCATCAGTGCATCGCTTGCCGGCTACGCCGACCTGGCAATGATCCCCGACGAACAGTGCGACGTGCAGATCGTCACCGCCACCGTCGACGGCCTACGGACCACACCCACGGCCCTGGTGCACCGGCTCACCACCGAACGCGACGAGATGCGAGCTCACCTGACCGAGGAGGAGCGTCAACTGTTCGACCGCACCCTCACCGGCGACACCCGCCGGCACGTCGCGCAACGCATCCGGCAGGCCGCCGACCTGGTCCGCGAGGTCAGCGCGCAACTCGAACGCGTGCGGACCGTGTCCGGCCTCGGCGTACGACTGATCTGGGAGGTCAACAGCGACCTTGACGCCCGGCTACGGCAGGCCCGGGACCTCCTGCTGCAGGACCCGGCGCGACTGACCGAGACCCAGCGGGCAGCCCTGCACGATTTCTTCCGCGCCCGCATCGACGACATCCGCAACGCCGGTTCAACCCAGGGCTGGGAGCAGCAGCTGGGCGAAGCCCTCGACTACCGGCGGTGGCACCGGTTCGTCGTGCAGATCCGGTCCGCCACCGGCGACTGGTCGCCGGTCACCCGACGCCAGCACGGCGCCAAGTCGGGCGGGGAAAAGGCCATCGTGCTGCACCTGCCGCTGTTCGCAGCGGCCGGCGCGCACTACCGCGCAGCCCCCTCGGCGCCGCGACTGATCCTCCTCGACGAGGTCTTCGTCGGCGTCGACCAGACCAACCGTGGACAGCTGATGGCCGTGCTGAAAGCCCTCGACCTCGACCTGCTGCTCACCTCCGACCAGGAGTGGTGCACCTACGCGGAGGTCGACGGCATCGCCATCCACCAGTTGATCGCCGGCGGCGAGGACGGCGACGACGCGGTCACCACCGCCCGCTTCGTCTGGACCGGCCACGACGTCGTGGCCGACGACGAGCCGTGA
- a CDS encoding TIGR02678 family protein, which produces MSDLRSELDRERAAERAQAIRALLARPLLTRDTAAADFALVVRHRADLVAWFDTHAGWRLIVEPRAGYARLMKTSPRPPLDRPARRPRGARSPLDRRRYTLLCLVAAELLAGPVTTIGIVAERLAQASAVEPDIAAFDSSRHDDRRAYVDALLVLEELGVLTAVDGSTDAYLQHADAKVLYRVDSGRLVRLLAARQAPSRLPDRDVAALVHEPRYGGADDPAADVSDEQRNRWLRHSIVRRLLDDPVVYFSDLSDAQRAYAASITGRRMLRTAMADAGMLLEERAEGLLAVDPDALATDERFPASGSVAGQAALLLLDTVLAARPAPVDEEQLVGQLATRFAAVPQWARTYRSDGGPQRLTEEALALLGRFGLVDRAGGSVRALPAAARYAIGAPTVVSPTRARSRR; this is translated from the coding sequence GTGAGCGATCTGCGCAGCGAGCTCGACCGTGAGCGGGCGGCCGAGCGGGCCCAGGCGATCCGAGCCCTGCTGGCCCGTCCCCTGCTCACCCGCGACACCGCGGCCGCCGACTTCGCCCTGGTCGTGCGGCACCGAGCCGACCTGGTCGCCTGGTTCGACACGCACGCCGGCTGGCGGTTGATCGTCGAACCCCGCGCCGGCTACGCCCGGCTGATGAAGACGTCACCACGGCCGCCGCTCGATCGTCCGGCCCGCCGTCCGCGTGGCGCGCGGAGCCCGCTTGACCGTCGCCGCTACACCCTGCTCTGCCTGGTGGCCGCCGAGCTGCTGGCCGGGCCGGTGACCACGATCGGCATCGTGGCCGAGCGGCTGGCCCAGGCGTCCGCCGTCGAGCCGGACATCGCCGCGTTCGACAGCTCCCGGCACGACGACCGCCGGGCGTACGTCGACGCCCTGCTCGTGCTGGAGGAGTTGGGTGTGCTCACCGCCGTCGACGGCAGCACCGACGCCTACCTGCAGCACGCCGACGCCAAGGTGCTCTACCGGGTCGACAGCGGCAGGCTGGTCCGGCTGCTCGCCGCGCGGCAGGCGCCGTCGCGGCTACCCGACCGGGATGTGGCGGCGCTGGTGCACGAGCCTCGCTACGGCGGCGCCGACGATCCCGCCGCTGACGTCTCCGACGAGCAGCGCAACCGCTGGCTGCGGCATTCGATCGTGCGGCGGCTCCTCGACGACCCGGTGGTCTACTTCAGCGACCTGTCCGACGCGCAACGCGCCTACGCGGCCAGCATCACCGGCCGTCGGATGCTGCGCACCGCGATGGCCGACGCCGGGATGCTGCTGGAGGAACGCGCCGAAGGGCTCCTTGCCGTCGACCCGGATGCCCTGGCCACGGACGAGAGGTTCCCGGCTTCCGGCAGCGTCGCCGGGCAGGCGGCGCTGCTGCTGCTCGACACCGTCCTCGCCGCCCGCCCCGCCCCGGTCGACGAGGAACAGCTCGTCGGGCAGCTCGCCACCCGGTTCGCGGCGGTGCCGCAGTGGGCGCGCACCTACCGCTCCGACGGCGGCCCGCAGCGGCTCACCGAGGAAGCGCTGGCCCTGCTCGGCCGGTTCGGGCTCGTCGACCGGGCCGGCGGAAGTGTTCGCGCTCTGCCCGCCGCCGCCCGCTACGCCATCGGCGCGCCCACCGTCGTCAGCCCCACCCGAGCCAGGAGCCGCCGGTGA
- a CDS encoding TIGR02677 family protein yields the protein MVDGPRSRPMFRQVPADMFAFTTTDRAELHTAVMQVFGDAHERLVAALTFDEILAALPGVGWYEPVADSSLDYTLGALHKYGLIERTQNHSAHYASAAEYERRNLHYSLSRKGEAAYEGVLHAVQHLSSTGALQTAVLDAILDRLGELHDLLTDDTAADRRVYAALMELEGHLAGLRASTKQFNGQLQRLLREEGADPTTFAEVKQATIAYLSEFVTNLDGRRQAIAEAVARIQQRGVTVLHHRALRGADLPTLPGSSDPAPRWLEQRAARWDGLCSWFRPGDGARPRIDQLADVARRAIVALMRALERLTDSRRRGTSTAADFRALARWFATCESDEAAHTLWSAAFGLWPARHTHLALDDPTAVPATTSWWHAPAVPVSPLLRTTGQADKVARTARVRDTAEVRRLRRERVVAERAELERAWRQLATPGPVRLSAFGRLDPGSFARLLELLSRALSAPERHGVRRAATADGRLVVTLTDADSAGRALLRTPHGVLSAPDLLVSISEARPTPAFPRQATDTEPPDLPAILDEAERLVAPGDASPPGLGSEAPMMIDGRSA from the coding sequence GTGGTGGACGGTCCGCGCTCCCGACCGATGTTCCGCCAGGTCCCGGCGGACATGTTCGCCTTCACCACCACCGACCGGGCCGAGTTGCACACCGCCGTCATGCAGGTCTTCGGCGACGCCCACGAGCGGCTGGTCGCGGCGTTGACCTTCGACGAGATCCTCGCGGCGTTGCCCGGCGTCGGCTGGTACGAGCCGGTCGCCGACAGCTCGCTCGACTACACCCTCGGGGCGCTGCACAAGTACGGGCTCATCGAGCGTACGCAGAACCACAGCGCCCACTACGCCTCCGCCGCCGAGTACGAGCGGCGTAACCTGCACTACTCGTTGAGCCGCAAGGGGGAGGCCGCCTACGAGGGCGTGCTGCACGCGGTGCAGCACCTGTCCTCGACCGGGGCGCTGCAGACGGCGGTGCTCGACGCCATCCTCGATCGCCTCGGTGAGCTGCATGACCTGCTCACCGACGACACCGCTGCGGACCGCCGTGTCTACGCCGCCCTCATGGAACTCGAGGGGCACCTCGCCGGCCTGCGGGCCAGCACCAAACAGTTCAACGGCCAGCTTCAGCGGCTGCTACGCGAGGAGGGCGCCGACCCCACCACGTTCGCCGAGGTCAAGCAGGCCACCATCGCCTACCTGTCGGAGTTCGTCACGAACCTCGACGGGCGCCGGCAGGCGATCGCCGAGGCGGTGGCCCGCATCCAGCAGCGCGGCGTCACCGTCCTGCATCACCGGGCCCTGCGCGGCGCCGACCTGCCTACCCTGCCCGGCAGCAGCGACCCCGCCCCGCGCTGGCTGGAGCAGCGTGCCGCGCGGTGGGACGGCCTGTGCTCGTGGTTCCGGCCCGGCGACGGCGCCCGCCCCCGCATCGACCAGCTCGCCGACGTCGCCCGACGCGCCATCGTCGCCCTGATGCGGGCCCTGGAACGGCTGACCGACAGTCGGCGGCGCGGCACCAGCACCGCCGCCGACTTCCGTGCGCTGGCCCGCTGGTTCGCCACCTGTGAGTCCGACGAGGCGGCGCACACGTTGTGGTCCGCCGCCTTCGGGCTGTGGCCCGCCCGGCACACCCACCTCGCACTGGACGACCCGACGGCGGTACCGGCCACCACGTCGTGGTGGCACGCGCCGGCGGTGCCCGTGTCACCGTTGCTGCGCACCACCGGACAGGCGGACAAGGTCGCCCGCACGGCCAGGGTCCGCGACACCGCCGAGGTACGCCGGCTGCGCCGCGAGCGGGTGGTGGCGGAGCGGGCGGAGCTCGAGCGGGCGTGGCGGCAGCTGGCCACCCCCGGGCCGGTGCGACTGTCGGCGTTCGGACGGCTCGACCCGGGCAGTTTCGCGCGGCTGCTGGAGCTGCTGTCGCGGGCGCTGTCCGCCCCCGAACGGCACGGCGTGCGTCGCGCGGCGACGGCCGACGGTCGGCTGGTGGTGACGCTCACCGACGCCGACAGTGCCGGCCGCGCGCTGCTCCGGACACCACACGGCGTACTGTCCGCCCCCGATCTGCTGGTCTCGATCAGCGAGGCCCGCCCGACGCCCGCTTTTCCCCGCCAGGCTACCGACACCGAGCCCCCCGACCTGCCGGCGATCCTCGACGAGGCCGAGCGGCTCGTCGCGCCCGGCGACGCCAGCCCGCCGGGACTCGGCAGCGAGGCCCCGATGATGATCGACGGGCGGTCGGCGTGA
- a CDS encoding DivIVA domain-containing protein has product MSVCNQRSFPEGGGTTYRSAAYPSLLPWQVRERRFPPTRLGRRGLNPDDVYAFLDRIALDMTALHDALAESRRETARIKLALRTWQSDQARADQDRAR; this is encoded by the coding sequence ATGAGCGTCTGCAACCAGAGGTCGTTCCCGGAGGGCGGTGGGACGACCTACCGCTCCGCCGCGTACCCCAGCCTGCTGCCGTGGCAGGTGCGGGAGCGCCGCTTCCCGCCCACCCGGCTCGGACGCCGCGGCCTGAACCCCGACGACGTGTACGCCTTCCTCGACCGGATCGCCCTCGACATGACCGCACTCCACGACGCCCTCGCCGAGAGCCGCCGGGAGACCGCACGGATCAAGCTCGCGCTGCGCACCTGGCAGTCCGACCAGGCCCGCGCCGACCAGGACCGCGCACGATGA
- a CDS encoding helix-turn-helix transcriptional regulator: protein MGELRLVASQEIQEMLGVSRTRAYQITNSKSFPDPVAVLSVGRIWRADDVERWIKAHRRDLQDEE, encoded by the coding sequence GTGGGAGAGCTTCGGCTGGTGGCAAGCCAGGAGATCCAGGAGATGCTGGGCGTCTCGCGAACGCGCGCGTACCAGATCACCAACTCGAAGTCCTTCCCCGACCCGGTAGCCGTCCTGTCCGTCGGGCGCATTTGGCGCGCGGACGATGTGGAGCGGTGGATCAAGGCCCATCGGCGGGACCTACAGGATGAGGAGTAG
- a CDS encoding glycosyltransferase family 87 protein translates to MYENGWSTTCGGAITSRSAMTRGSDRSKDQEPPASPAAIPVQTQRQRGPGNLSLAVSATAKALIASPIVILLATATRLIVISNYDTATATTIASTTGAVGTLLGTVIPLLPAFFPVLFLALVLYRKMVLALLAGVATILVSPAYASAPEALESAWQRFVTVFTGPARLPEWVEENESNIDTFPAMWRALTADIGSPGDVVDVAADWRIQSTLYCLSAFALAVNAGRRWRHSREDRSISWTSVKFRILPLWMPVLALFILALTDRMYQLPGEPSAVPEIVQQPWLPPEKVTLTNGKSWIGYTLSYKDGWHVLLEDQGRTILYFRANEVKSRTVCRASTKLRAERPPLIRLGPPIPDGVPDCRQETARSTRASG, encoded by the coding sequence ATGTACGAAAATGGCTGGTCTACGACTTGCGGCGGCGCTATCACATCGAGGAGCGCGATGACGAGAGGCAGCGATAGATCAAAAGACCAAGAGCCGCCGGCTTCGCCCGCCGCAATACCTGTCCAAACCCAGCGGCAGAGGGGTCCCGGGAATCTATCGCTGGCGGTATCGGCAACGGCTAAGGCGCTAATCGCGTCGCCAATTGTCATCCTCTTGGCCACTGCGACTCGCCTGATCGTGATATCCAATTATGATACCGCTACGGCGACGACGATTGCCTCAACCACTGGTGCAGTGGGGACCCTTCTAGGCACCGTCATTCCGCTGCTCCCGGCCTTCTTTCCCGTGCTCTTTCTGGCACTCGTTCTCTATCGTAAGATGGTACTGGCCCTTCTGGCCGGCGTGGCAACAATTCTTGTCTCGCCGGCTTACGCCTCCGCTCCAGAGGCATTGGAGTCGGCGTGGCAGCGTTTTGTCACTGTGTTCACCGGGCCAGCGCGCCTCCCCGAATGGGTGGAGGAGAACGAATCGAATATTGACACCTTTCCGGCGATGTGGCGGGCGCTGACCGCGGATATCGGGTCGCCTGGTGACGTCGTTGACGTCGCAGCGGACTGGCGAATCCAGTCGACGTTGTACTGCCTGTCCGCGTTTGCGCTCGCGGTAAATGCAGGTCGTCGCTGGCGTCACTCCCGCGAGGATCGATCAATCTCGTGGACGAGTGTGAAGTTCCGTATATTGCCGCTATGGATGCCCGTGTTAGCCCTGTTCATCCTCGCTCTTACGGATCGCATGTACCAGCTGCCGGGCGAACCAAGCGCAGTCCCTGAGATCGTACAGCAACCGTGGCTGCCGCCCGAGAAAGTGACCCTGACGAACGGTAAGTCGTGGATTGGGTACACGCTCTCATATAAAGATGGATGGCACGTGTTGTTGGAGGACCAAGGTCGGACCATCCTGTACTTCAGGGCTAACGAAGTGAAGAGTCGAACAGTTTGCAGGGCCAGCACCAAGCTGAGGGCGGAAAGACCTCCGCTCATTCGACTTGGACCGCCCATACCGGACGGCGTCCCCGACTGCCGACAAGAAACAGCAAGATCAACACGCGCGAGTGGTTGA
- a CDS encoding serine/threonine-protein kinase, with translation MQAKDRVADRYELTYPVGHGGMGEVWAGYDEKLDRPVAIKFLRKLAIPESEREAAVERFMREARVTARLDHPGVPSVHDVGYHGDDIYIVMQLVPGMVLADLIAERGWLSVPWAAAIGAQICSVLATAHAASLVHRDLKPQNLMVTPAGSVKVLDFGVAALLGADVPRLTATSHTLGTPTYMAPEQALNSAVGPRADLYALGCVMFEVLTGNPPYRAENPLGMLHRHMNDPIPSIAEHRAGVPADLEQLVTRLLAKDPQHRPGSAADVYEILAPFGALDRDLAGDLAMSMAGGQSVDPTMPYRYPFGPLPSQAPLQPTRVDIVRSRNAQVVVAPPSLDELAEAEERAWELAEAERFTQAAEVLATALVPMMQGHRAKQPRILDLRVTLANLYLLAGAYRKALPLFERLIADLAERPVPDRELIWQCRQQAAVCQAELGEASAALVELCELLAEEQQALPIQSPELFPLRHQIAMLTAGLGDVTSAGQQLEELLADVQALHGSQAPEVDEIRVLLTHLDRIDRGDRQGRIGG, from the coding sequence GTGCAGGCGAAAGACCGTGTGGCCGACCGGTACGAACTGACGTACCCGGTCGGTCACGGCGGCATGGGGGAGGTGTGGGCGGGCTACGACGAGAAGCTGGACCGGCCGGTCGCCATCAAGTTCCTCCGCAAGCTCGCCATCCCGGAGAGCGAACGGGAAGCCGCGGTCGAGCGCTTCATGCGGGAGGCCCGAGTCACCGCGCGGCTCGACCACCCCGGCGTGCCCAGCGTTCACGACGTCGGATACCACGGCGACGACATCTACATCGTCATGCAGCTCGTGCCGGGCATGGTCCTCGCCGACCTGATCGCAGAGCGTGGGTGGCTCTCCGTGCCGTGGGCCGCCGCAATCGGCGCCCAGATCTGCTCGGTCCTCGCTACTGCACATGCCGCCTCGCTCGTGCACCGCGATCTCAAGCCGCAGAACCTGATGGTCACCCCTGCCGGGTCGGTCAAGGTCCTCGACTTCGGAGTGGCCGCGCTGCTTGGGGCGGACGTACCCCGGCTCACTGCCACCAGCCATACCCTAGGGACCCCGACGTACATGGCCCCCGAGCAGGCATTGAACAGTGCGGTCGGGCCGCGGGCCGACCTCTACGCGCTGGGTTGTGTCATGTTCGAGGTGCTGACCGGCAACCCGCCTTATCGGGCGGAGAACCCGCTCGGCATGCTGCATCGGCACATGAACGACCCAATTCCGTCGATCGCCGAACACCGTGCCGGCGTACCCGCCGACTTGGAACAGCTCGTAACCCGGCTACTCGCGAAGGACCCGCAACACCGACCCGGCTCGGCCGCCGATGTGTACGAGATCCTGGCGCCGTTCGGTGCTCTGGACAGGGACCTAGCTGGCGACCTTGCGATGTCGATGGCAGGGGGCCAGTCAGTTGATCCCACCATGCCCTACCGGTACCCCTTCGGTCCGTTGCCGTCACAGGCACCCCTTCAGCCGACCCGGGTCGATATTGTTCGCTCGCGGAACGCACAAGTGGTCGTTGCACCGCCGTCTCTCGACGAGTTGGCCGAGGCCGAGGAGCGGGCCTGGGAACTGGCGGAGGCGGAACGCTTCACCCAGGCGGCTGAGGTACTGGCCACGGCTCTAGTTCCCATGATGCAGGGTCATCGTGCCAAACAGCCGAGGATCCTCGACCTCCGGGTGACCTTGGCCAACCTGTATCTTCTCGCCGGTGCTTACCGAAAGGCCCTTCCGCTGTTTGAGCGCCTCATCGCTGACCTGGCCGAACGCCCCGTCCCGGACCGCGAACTGATTTGGCAGTGCCGACAGCAGGCTGCCGTCTGTCAGGCGGAGCTGGGCGAGGCCAGCGCGGCGCTGGTGGAGCTGTGCGAGCTACTCGCCGAGGAGCAGCAGGCACTTCCCATTCAGTCGCCAGAGCTGTTCCCGTTGCGACATCAGATCGCCATGCTTACCGCTGGCCTCGGAGATGTGACGAGTGCTGGCCAGCAACTCGAAGAGCTGCTGGCGGACGTGCAGGCGCTGCACGGGTCGCAGGCGCCCGAGGTCGATGAGATCAGAGTGCTACTCACTCATCTCGATCGGATTGACCGGGGTGATCGGCAGGGTCGAATCGGCGGATGA